The nucleotide window AATACCAAAGACTTTCAAATATTTTGGAAGAAGAAAAACAAATAACTTTTAAAAAAGCTGATTGTAAAAATGATACTGAAAAAAAACACAAAAAATCATTTGAAAATTTTTGCCGGAACTTTGAAGAAATAAAAGAAATCGGATTAGGCATTTTCATGTACGGCGAATGCGGAACAGGAAAAAGTTACTACTCGGTTTGTATTATGAATGAACTCAATAAAGAATATAAAGTTTACCGAACAAGCCTATTTGATTTACTTGAAGAAATAAGACAGACGTATAAAAAATATACGGATGCAACGGACGAGTATTTATTTAAAAGGTTAAAAAAGTCGGATCTTGTAATTTTTGATGACTTAGGAAATGAAATGATAACAGATTGGGGAAAAGAAAAAATGTTTTTGATTTTTGAGTTTTTGTACAAAAATCGCGTTTCTTTTATCATAAATACTAACTTAGATAATAAACAGTTTCAAGAGTTTTTGAGAATCAATGGAAGTCCGAAGTTATTTGATAGAATCCGAGAACGTTGCAAAAGCTATAAATTTGATTGGGATAGCAGAAGAAAAGATTTGCATAAAGCGGATTTTGAAAGATTGTTTTAGGAGGAGCAAATGGTGACTAAAGAAATTTTACGAAAAAGATTGGATTTGATTGATAAAAAAATCGAATTTACAGAAAACAGAATAAAATCCTATGAAACCGAACTTAAAAAGTTGAGAAAAATAAAATTTGAGATAGAAGAAGAATTAAATGAAAAGTAGAAAAGTAAATCTTTATTATTTCCAAATATGGCACGGAGATAATAAAGTTGAGATAAAAACAGATAAATGGTCGGAGATAGTAGATTTTGTCAAACTACATAAAAAGGGAGTAACAGGCTTTAATCAAGGCTATAAGAAAGTT belongs to Pseudoleptotrichia goodfellowii and includes:
- a CDS encoding ATP-binding protein, which produces MKTGTNNYMAETVDWDEEIRKQETKEYQRLSNILEEEKQITFKKADCKNDTEKKHKKSFENFCRNFEEIKEIGLGIFMYGECGTGKSYYSVCIMNELNKEYKVYRTSLFDLLEEIRQTYKKYTDATDEYLFKRLKKSDLVIFDDLGNEMITDWGKEKMFLIFEFLYKNRVSFIINTNLDNKQFQEFLRINGSPKLFDRIRERCKSYKFDWDSRRKDLHKADFERLF